The Thermococcus thermotolerans genome contains a region encoding:
- a CDS encoding cobyric acid synthase, producing MGRALMVLGTSSGAGKSLLVTALCRIFSNLGYDVVPFKSQNMSLNSAPSIEGGEISRAQYLQAIACRKRPSVKFNPILLKPEGNMRSQVVFMGEPIGSVSAKDYMLSRKEELFRKAMKVLDELKEKHDLVIIEGAGSPVEINLKDYDIANTRVMLHAKAKGILVTDIDRGGSFASIVGTMELLKPEEREAIIGFVFNKFRGDASLLQPGFEYLEKRYGKPTLGVIPHIEHRLPEEDSLTEFPRVIGKLHIQIIRLPHISNFTDFEPLHWANGVDYVTRPEEIKGDVVIIPGSKNTVKDLLWLRENGIEEAILEAHREGSFVVGICGGFQMLGEKIIDRVESKRGEVRGIGLLPAKTVFERSKRTNHLRAEVLWEQARGMQVEGYEIRFGRSTSERPFSVIKAINGAKTFEPEGAIGERAFGTYLHGIFHNFAFTEAFLNFLRAEKGLEPVSIEEWNIEEEIERFAKVVERNLDVERILGELGL from the coding sequence ATGGGAAGGGCACTGATGGTACTCGGGACCTCGTCAGGAGCTGGAAAGTCGCTCCTCGTTACGGCCCTGTGCAGGATTTTCTCAAACCTCGGCTACGATGTAGTGCCCTTCAAAAGCCAGAACATGAGCCTGAACTCCGCGCCGAGCATCGAAGGGGGCGAGATAAGCAGGGCGCAGTATTTGCAGGCGATAGCCTGCCGAAAGAGGCCAAGCGTAAAGTTCAACCCGATTCTGCTCAAGCCAGAAGGCAACATGAGAAGCCAGGTCGTCTTCATGGGGGAGCCGATTGGCAGCGTCTCCGCCAAGGACTACATGCTCTCGCGCAAGGAGGAGCTCTTCAGGAAGGCGATGAAAGTTTTGGATGAGTTGAAGGAGAAGCACGACCTCGTTATAATCGAAGGCGCCGGCAGTCCGGTTGAAATTAACCTGAAGGACTACGACATAGCGAACACAAGGGTGATGCTCCACGCAAAGGCAAAGGGAATCCTAGTTACCGACATAGACCGTGGTGGAAGCTTCGCAAGCATAGTCGGCACGATGGAGCTTTTGAAGCCAGAGGAGAGGGAAGCGATAATCGGCTTCGTCTTCAACAAGTTCCGCGGGGACGCTTCCCTACTTCAGCCGGGCTTTGAATACTTAGAAAAACGCTACGGTAAGCCGACCCTCGGTGTTATCCCTCACATCGAACACCGTTTACCTGAGGAGGATTCACTCACGGAATTTCCGAGGGTTATAGGAAAGCTTCACATTCAGATAATCAGGCTCCCCCACATCAGCAACTTCACAGACTTTGAGCCCCTCCACTGGGCGAACGGTGTTGACTACGTGACAAGGCCGGAGGAAATCAAAGGTGACGTGGTGATAATTCCAGGGAGCAAGAACACGGTCAAGGATTTGCTCTGGCTGAGGGAGAACGGAATTGAGGAGGCTATCTTAGAGGCCCACCGTGAAGGCTCTTTCGTCGTCGGAATCTGCGGCGGCTTCCAGATGCTCGGCGAGAAGATAATAGACAGAGTTGAGTCGAAGCGCGGTGAGGTCAGGGGCATCGGCCTACTGCCGGCCAAAACCGTCTTCGAGAGAAGCAAGAGGACGAACCACCTGAGGGCTGAGGTTCTCTGGGAGCAGGCGAGAGGAATGCAGGTCGAGGGCTACGAGATACGCTTCGGCAGGAGCACCTCGGAGAGGCCCTTCTCGGTGATAAAAGCAATAAACGGGGCGAAAACCTTTGAGCCTGAGGGGGCGATTGGAGAGAGGGCCTTCGGCACCTACCTCCACGGCATCTTCCACAACTTCGCCTTCACGGAGGCGTTTCTAAACTTTCTGAGGGCAGAGAAGGGCCTTGAGCCGGTTTCAATTGAGGAGTGGAACATAGAGGAGGAAATTGAGAGGTTCGCAAAGGTCGTTGAGAGGAACCTCGACGTGGAAAGGATTTTAGGGGAGCTGGGGCTCTAA